The following are encoded together in the Cervus elaphus chromosome 23, mCerEla1.1, whole genome shotgun sequence genome:
- the LOC122682172 gene encoding ninein-like protein isoform X5, translated as MQFSVPGGDPEGLGSHPTTAVPFPRQLYGATQKLWLARSQHAQRVQQSQEEMAQRMPTGRVAELQQLLEGEQRAAWQLQEEAQEAHEKQLEATEEQVEEVEMTLKNMEVLLQEKFEKSTGSDLLLKELYVENAHLTKALQVTEEKQRGTEKKSRFLDGKVRTLSKLLSKIAEASLAV; from the exons ATGCAGTTTTCTGTGCCTGGTGGTGACCCTGAAGGTCTGGGCAGTCACCCCACAACTGCTGTGCCTTTTCCCCGGCAGCTGTATGGAGCCACCCAGAAGCTGTGGCTGGCCCGGTCCCAGCACGCCCAGCGGGTGCAGCAGTCGCAGGAGGAGATGGCACAGCGCATGCCCACAGGCCGCGTGGCCGAGCTGCAGCAGCTGCTGGAAGGGGAGCAGCGGGCAGCTTGGCAGCTCCAGGAGGAGGCGCAG GAAGCACATGAAAAACAGCTGGAAGCAACAGAAGAGCAGGTGGAGGAGGTGGAGATGACTTTGAAGAACATGGAAGTGCTCCTCCAAGAGAAA TTTGAAAAGAGCACAGGATCTGATCTGCTGCTCAAGGAGCTCTATGTGGAAAATGCCCACCTGACAAAAGCGCTTCAAGTCACTGAGGAGAAGCAACGAGGCACTGAGAAAAAGTCCCGATTCTTGGACGGAAAAGTTAGAACTCTCAGCAAACTCCTCAGCAAGATTGCTGAAGCTTCCCTCGCTGTTTAG
- the LOC122681798 gene encoding ninein-like protein translates to MNLEDVLSLRNHSGPPSTSSQVRDLPPLRPKRRKERLDPCPRGGLPTTDPRSRCCAHIHLFKEEIGNQVNFEEFKDGFMAVLSSQAGLASSDEDSGPLESVASQAVPSKAMSSSKWSGCRSQPEPCGAAGGAPGLPEQPVTPSVRSQLCCSASLESVESLKSDEEADSAKEPQNELFEAQAASPLTRGPDCAPSGGRDVALVLGTWQSSRKAVTGVLSNAGCTGTSRGGRARRAQVVRSQKVREEAAVLMALMPACRSWRRVSARPPRRPSCPECSGPRLFCSMDDGSGSSFPEQIISLWAQEGVHNGREVLQVAAGLAAAPAEASGRGN, encoded by the exons ATGAACCTGGAGGACGTGCTCTCGCTGCGCAATCACAGCGGGCCTCCAAGCACTTCATCCCAAGTCAGAGACCTGCCCCCGCTGAGGCctaagaggaggaaggaaaggcttgACCCCTGTCCCAGGGGCGGGCTGCCTACCACAGACCCAAGGTCACGGTGCTGTGCGCAcatacatcttttcaaagaagagattGGGAACCAG GTTAACTTCGAGGAATTTAAGGACGGTTTCATGGCTGTGTTGTCATCACAGGCTGGTCTTGCCTCCTCAGATGAAGACAGTGGGCCTTTGGAGTCAG ttGCCTCCCAGGCTGTGCCCTCAAAGGCCATGAGCAGCTCTAAGTGGTCCGGCTGTCGGAGCCAGCCCGAGCCCTGTGGCGCTGCAGGTGGAGCCCCAGGTTTACCGGAGCAGCCGGTCACACCCAGTGTGAGAAGCCAGCTCTGCTGCTCCGCGTCCCTGGAAAGCGTCGAG agTCTCAAGTCTGATGAAGAAGCCGACAGTGCGAAGGAGCCTCAGAATGAATTGTTTGAAGCCCAAG CAGCCTCCCCCCTCACCAGAGGCCCTGACTGTGCCCCAAGTGGAGGGCGAGACGTGGCTCTGGTCCTGGGAACCTGGCAGAGCTCCCGGAAGGCAGTCACAGGTGTGCTCAGCAACGCTGGGTGCACCGGCAC GAGTCGGGGAGGCCGCGCCCGCCGAGCACAGGTGGTGAGGTCACAGAAGGTGCGTGAAGAGGCCGCGGTCCTCATGGCGCTGATGCCCGCATGCAGGTCCTGGAGGAGAGTGTCGGCCAGACCACCCCGTCGTCCCTCGTGTCCCGAGTGCTCAGGCCCCCGCCTCTTCTGCAGCATGGATGATGGCAGCGGGTCCTCCTTCCCAGAGCAGATCATCTCCTTGTGGGCCCAGGAGGGCGTTCACAATGGCAGGGAGGTCCTGCAGGTGGCGGCCGGTCTTGCAGCTGCCCCAGCAGAGGCGTCTGGGCGGGGGAATTAG
- the LOC122682172 gene encoding ninein-like protein isoform X1, whose product MARERDKVRQDLEKAEQRNLEFVNESDDLHSALEHLAEEKVRIKLEKLSEEITLLKNEVGKIRQELEASERTEAAQRWIFYRLNYQEMECGHQINGLFRNRELSWTRPYLVGWPTSCMEPPRSCGWPGPSTPSGCSSRRRRWHSACPQAAWPSCSSCWKEAHEKQLEATEEQVEEVEMTLKNMEVLLQEKVGELKEQFEKSTGSDLLLKELYVENAHLTKALQVTEEKQRGTEKKSRFLDGKVRTLSKLLSKIAEASLAV is encoded by the exons ATGGCCAGGGAGCGAGATAAGGTGAGACAAGACCTGGAGAAAGctgagcagaggaacctggagtttGTGAACGAGTCCGACGACCTCCATTCCGCCCTGGAGCATCTCGCGGAGGAGAAGGTCAG AATCAAGTTGGAAAAGCTTTCTGAAGAAATCACGCTCTTGAAAaatgaggtggggaagatccgACAAGAGCTTGAAGCCTCAGAAAGGACAGAGGCTGCACAGAG gtggattttttaccgtctgaactaccaggaaatGGAGTGTGGGCATCAGATAAATGGACTCTTTAGAAATCGTGAGCTTTCCTGGACACGCCCTTACCTTGTGGGGTGGCCTACCAG CTGTATGGAGCCACCCAGAAGCTGTGGCTGGCCCGGTCCCAGCACGCCCAGCGGGTGCAGCAGTCGCAGGAGGAGATGGCACAGCGCATGCCCACAGGCCGCGTGGCCGAGCTGCAGCAGCTGCTGGAAG GAAGCACATGAAAAACAGCTGGAAGCAACAGAAGAGCAGGTGGAGGAGGTGGAGATGACTTTGAAGAACATGGAAGTGCTCCTCCAAGAGAAAGTGGGTGAGCTGAAGGAACAG TTTGAAAAGAGCACAGGATCTGATCTGCTGCTCAAGGAGCTCTATGTGGAAAATGCCCACCTGACAAAAGCGCTTCAAGTCACTGAGGAGAAGCAACGAGGCACTGAGAAAAAGTCCCGATTCTTGGACGGAAAAGTTAGAACTCTCAGCAAACTCCTCAGCAAGATTGCTGAAGCTTCCCTCGCTGTTTAG
- the LOC122682172 gene encoding ninein-like protein isoform X3, which yields MARERDKVRQDLEKAEQRNLEFVNESDDLHSALEHLAEEKVSCMEPPRSCGWPGPSTPSGCSSRRRRWHSACPQAAWPSCSSCWKEAHEKQLEATEEQVEEVEMTLKNMEVLLQEKVGELKEQFEKSTGSDLLLKELYVENAHLTKALQVTEEKQRGTEKKSRFLDGKVRTLSKLLSKIAEASLAV from the exons ATGGCCAGGGAGCGAGATAAGGTGAGACAAGACCTGGAGAAAGctgagcagaggaacctggagtttGTGAACGAGTCCGACGACCTCCATTCCGCCCTGGAGCATCTCGCGGAGGAGAAGGTCAG CTGTATGGAGCCACCCAGAAGCTGTGGCTGGCCCGGTCCCAGCACGCCCAGCGGGTGCAGCAGTCGCAGGAGGAGATGGCACAGCGCATGCCCACAGGCCGCGTGGCCGAGCTGCAGCAGCTGCTGGAAG GAAGCACATGAAAAACAGCTGGAAGCAACAGAAGAGCAGGTGGAGGAGGTGGAGATGACTTTGAAGAACATGGAAGTGCTCCTCCAAGAGAAAGTGGGTGAGCTGAAGGAACAG TTTGAAAAGAGCACAGGATCTGATCTGCTGCTCAAGGAGCTCTATGTGGAAAATGCCCACCTGACAAAAGCGCTTCAAGTCACTGAGGAGAAGCAACGAGGCACTGAGAAAAAGTCCCGATTCTTGGACGGAAAAGTTAGAACTCTCAGCAAACTCCTCAGCAAGATTGCTGAAGCTTCCCTCGCTGTTTAG
- the LOC122682172 gene encoding ninein-like protein isoform X2, which yields MARERDKVRQDLEKAEQRNLEFVNESDDLHSALEHLAEEKVRIKLEKLSEEITLLKNEVGKIRQELEASERTEAAQSCMEPPRSCGWPGPSTPSGCSSRRRRWHSACPQAAWPSCSSCWKEAHEKQLEATEEQVEEVEMTLKNMEVLLQEKVGELKEQFEKSTGSDLLLKELYVENAHLTKALQVTEEKQRGTEKKSRFLDGKVRTLSKLLSKIAEASLAV from the exons ATGGCCAGGGAGCGAGATAAGGTGAGACAAGACCTGGAGAAAGctgagcagaggaacctggagtttGTGAACGAGTCCGACGACCTCCATTCCGCCCTGGAGCATCTCGCGGAGGAGAAGGTCAG AATCAAGTTGGAAAAGCTTTCTGAAGAAATCACGCTCTTGAAAaatgaggtggggaagatccgACAAGAGCTTGAAGCCTCAGAAAGGACAGAGGCTGCACAGAG CTGTATGGAGCCACCCAGAAGCTGTGGCTGGCCCGGTCCCAGCACGCCCAGCGGGTGCAGCAGTCGCAGGAGGAGATGGCACAGCGCATGCCCACAGGCCGCGTGGCCGAGCTGCAGCAGCTGCTGGAAG GAAGCACATGAAAAACAGCTGGAAGCAACAGAAGAGCAGGTGGAGGAGGTGGAGATGACTTTGAAGAACATGGAAGTGCTCCTCCAAGAGAAAGTGGGTGAGCTGAAGGAACAG TTTGAAAAGAGCACAGGATCTGATCTGCTGCTCAAGGAGCTCTATGTGGAAAATGCCCACCTGACAAAAGCGCTTCAAGTCACTGAGGAGAAGCAACGAGGCACTGAGAAAAAGTCCCGATTCTTGGACGGAAAAGTTAGAACTCTCAGCAAACTCCTCAGCAAGATTGCTGAAGCTTCCCTCGCTGTTTAG
- the LOC122682172 gene encoding ninein-like protein isoform X4: MQFSVPGGDPEGLGSHPTTAVPFPRQLYGATQKLWLARSQHAQRVQQSQEEMAQRMPTGRVAELQQLLEGEQRAAWQLQEEAQEAHEKQLEATEEQVEEVEMTLKNMEVLLQEKVGELKEQFEKSTGSDLLLKELYVENAHLTKALQVTEEKQRGTEKKSRFLDGKVRTLSKLLSKIAEASLAV, encoded by the exons ATGCAGTTTTCTGTGCCTGGTGGTGACCCTGAAGGTCTGGGCAGTCACCCCACAACTGCTGTGCCTTTTCCCCGGCAGCTGTATGGAGCCACCCAGAAGCTGTGGCTGGCCCGGTCCCAGCACGCCCAGCGGGTGCAGCAGTCGCAGGAGGAGATGGCACAGCGCATGCCCACAGGCCGCGTGGCCGAGCTGCAGCAGCTGCTGGAAGGGGAGCAGCGGGCAGCTTGGCAGCTCCAGGAGGAGGCGCAG GAAGCACATGAAAAACAGCTGGAAGCAACAGAAGAGCAGGTGGAGGAGGTGGAGATGACTTTGAAGAACATGGAAGTGCTCCTCCAAGAGAAAGTGGGTGAGCTGAAGGAACAG TTTGAAAAGAGCACAGGATCTGATCTGCTGCTCAAGGAGCTCTATGTGGAAAATGCCCACCTGACAAAAGCGCTTCAAGTCACTGAGGAGAAGCAACGAGGCACTGAGAAAAAGTCCCGATTCTTGGACGGAAAAGTTAGAACTCTCAGCAAACTCCTCAGCAAGATTGCTGAAGCTTCCCTCGCTGTTTAG